Proteins from one Oncorhynchus tshawytscha isolate Ot180627B linkage group LG16, Otsh_v2.0, whole genome shotgun sequence genomic window:
- the LOC112215682 gene encoding transcriptional regulator Myc produces MQLYSSLASKNYDYDSIQPYFYVDNEDEDFYHQQQGQLQPPAPSEDIWKKFELLPTPPLSPSRRPSLSSLFPSTSDQLEMVTEFLGDDVVNQSFICDADYSQTFLKSIIIQDCMWSGFSAAAKLEKVVSERLACLQAARKEPAFSDNAEWTTTRLNANYLQDLNTSASECIDPSVVFPYPITDTSKSSKVTPPTDLALDTPPNSSSSSGSDSEYEEIDVVTVEKRHAEKRYDPNMSGTRHHSPLVLKRCHVSTHQHNYAAHPSTRHEQPAVKRLRLESSGSSSRVLKQISSNRKCPSPWASDTEDYDKRRTHNVLERQRRNELKLSFFALRDKIPEVANNEKAAKVVILKKAIECIYSMQTDEQRLVNFKEQLRRKSEHLKQKLARLQNSHV; encoded by the exons ATGCAGCTATATTCAAGTTTGGCAAGTAAAAACTACGACTACGATTCTATCCAGCCATATTTTTATGTTGACAACGAAGATGAGGATTTTTATCACCAGCAACAAGGACAACTTCAGCCACCGGCTCCAAGTGAGGACATCTGGAAGAAATTTGAGTTGCtgcccactcctcctctctccccgagCCGGCGACCATCACTGTCTAGTCTTTTCCCTTCAACTTCTGACCAACTCGAAATGGTGACTGAGTTTCTCGGGGATGACGTTGTAAACCAGAGTTTCATCTGCGATGCCGATTACTCTCAAACCTTCCTCAAGTCTATCATCATCCAGGACTGTATGTGGAGCGGGTTCTCGGCTGCAGCCAAGTTGGAAAAAGTGGTGTCTGAAAGACTCGCCTGTCTCCAAGCTGCTAGGAAAGAACCAGCTTTTAGCGACAACGCGGAGTGGACTACTACTCGGTTGAACGCAAACTACTTGCAGGATCTGAACACATCCGCGTCCGAATGCATTGATCCCTCAGTGGTCTTTCCCTACCCAATAACTGATACTTCCAAATCAAGCAAGGTGACACCACCCACGGATTTGGCATTGGACACCCCACccaacagcagtagtagcagtggtagtgacTCGG AATATGAGGAGATAGATGTCGTGACTGTGGAGAAGAGGCACGCAGAGAAGCGGTACGACCCCAACATGTCTGGGACCAGACATCACAGTCCCCTTGTGCTGAAGAGGTGCCATGTCTCCACCCACCAGCACAACTACGCAGCTCACCCCTCCACGCGGCACGAGCAGCCAGCTGTCAAGAGGCTGAGGCTAGagagcagtggcagcagcagccgGGTCCTCAAGCAGATCAGCAGCAACCGCAAATGCCCAAGTCCCTGGGCGTCAGACACTGAGGACTATGACAAAAGAAGGACTCATAATGTACTGGAGCGCCAGCGGAGGAACGAGCTCAAGCTGAGCTTTTTCGCTCTACGGGACAAGATACCGGAGGTGGCTAACAATGAAAAGGCAGCCAAAGTGGTCATCCTGAAGAAGGCTATAGAGTGTATTTACAGCATGCAGACAGACGAGCAGAGACTAGTCAACTTCAAAGAGCAGCTAAGGAGGAAAAGTGAACATTTGAAACAGAAGCTGGCCCGGTTGCAGAACTCTCATGTTTGA